The region TTGGCGCTCCCAGGAGTGTAATTCAATAATTGTTTTTGAAGGCTAGATTTTTGAGCTTCGAGTTGATTTATAATATTCGGTATTTGACTTTCAGTAGCGTTAATAAGAGATACCATGGAATTGTATTCACTATTTCCTTTAACGAAAAAAGCTTCCGAGGTAACCTCGTTTATTTTGTAATATGATGCTACTATCCCAACCACCACTAAAGGAATAATCACAATCTGACTTTTTTTAATATTAAAGATTTTTACATATGGATTGAACTGTTCTGATACCGCACTTGAGAGGATAAATACACTTAATATAAGATTTGGATGCATGTGAAATGCAAACTCTGTGAAAGCATGAATTGCCATAACCGTGGCACTCCATCCAAATAAGGGGAATAAAAGACTCTTGTTGTCATCTTCTTTTTCATACTTTAAAACTTTAAAGTATATCACCATTAAACTTACCAGCATCAGTAATATTGAAGAGAAACCTAAAATACCTGTCTCTCCCAAAACCTGTAGATAATCGTTGTGAGCCCTTTTGAAGTTATTCCAAGCATATAAAAATCTCTCGGGGTTTTCAGCTTGCACCTCAGCTAGGTAATGAACCGCATAAACGGGATATGTACTTATTCCACTACCAATTATAAAATGATTTTTATGATTCTCATCTGCAAATTGTTTTACAGCGGAAAACCATGATAAACTTCTTTCATCCCAAGAAGAGACAGAAGTCATTGCTGCAAAACGGTCTGCAGCAATTACTTCCCCACCTCGGTTGAATGGTGTTTCAAAATTAAACATAAGAAATAAAAATGCTAAAACAGATAAAACCAAAATTATCCAAATTTTAAACTCTTTACTTTTTACATAATTTTTCAGGGTTTCTTTTTTATTAGAAATGAGGTAAGATATTATAGCGAATCCTAAACCAATAAAAGTGGCAAGGTAAATCGAACGAGTTTGTGCCAACAAAACAACCCAATACATTATAAAAACATTCGCTAAAGCATATATTCGAATGTAGGTATTCGTATTTTTCCTTAAAGTAAAATATATAGAAACTGGTAACAGTTGTGCCAAATAGTCCGAAACAAAATTTGGATTCCCGATAGTTGTTCTTAAGACAATTCTTTGAGAAGGATCTCCATACTTACCAAAAAACAAATCAAAGCCTAAGAACTTATTCAAAAGTCCATCTATGGCAATAACAGTGCCAGTAACCATAAAAACAAAAAGACCATACTCAATGAATTTAAAATCTTTTCCAAAGCGTGTAGTAATTACGTAAGAAAAAAACATAACAAGAACAATATAAAAAGCTACTCCTACAGACGTTGGAAGGTAATATTTATTCTCCAAGTAGACCGATATTAAAGATAAAAAAGCAGAAATACTGAAAAAAGATAAAAAAATATGTGGATAAGTGAATTTTATTGAAATAGGTTTAGAAAAGTATTTGAACAAATAATAAATTAAAATAACAACCATGAATAAAGAAAAAACTAAATGTTTTTGGGTAGAATACTCATACACCAAATTGGGTATCATTAAAAAAGGTATTAAAGCAAACAAAACTAACAAATTCAATATATCATTAGGAATCTTTGCATTCTCTTGCAAATAATATACCTCCTCTGTTTACCGCTTCTTGCAAACCAAACAATTAAAACTAACTTTGAAACTTGGGGGTTTGGTTTTCAAAGGCCTAAGTCTTTGAAAATGCTCCCCAATTACTAAAATAGATTTAAAGGTTCTAGGGGGGTCTTGGGGGGGTATCCCCCGTTTGGTGAACTCCCAAACTAAGATTTTAATTCTTGTTGATTTTTGTTTTTGATCTTTGGGCTTTGGTTCTTAAAGGCATAAGCCTTTAAGAATGTCCTCCTAACTCTTAAAATAGATTTAAAGGTTGTAGGGGGTCTTGGGGGGTATCCCCCCAATGTATTATTTTAGACCAAAAAAATCAATAACTGCATTTTTAATAATTTCAGCAAAAACATCTACATATTTCCCACTCGTAAACTCATCTACTACTTTAGGGTTACTGATAAATTCCATTTCAAATAAAACAGCGGGACTTCTAGTATAAGCCAAAACAGCAAACTCCGCAGTATAAACTCCCCTAAGTTTAACTCCATTTACATTCAAATAATTTCCCAATATATTAGCAAACTTCTCGCTTTCATCTAGACTGTTTTCTTTATCCGTTACCCATGTTTCTATGAGAGTCTTATCAGTATTAAAATCCAAATTTTCCCGATAGGCTATTCTTCTCGCATATGCGCTTTCTGAAAAATCAAAATAGTAAACCTCTGATCCATAAACTGTTGTATCTTGAGGATAATCATTCAAGTGTAAGCTAATGAATAAATCCGCACCTTTTTCATTAGAAAAAACCGCTCTATCGTGTAAATCAACGTATACATCGCTTGTCCTAGTTAGATAAACGTTAACACTGTATGGTTTCAAAAGTTCTTGAGCTTTTTTTGCTACCTTTAAAGTAATATCTTTTTCAAAAGTCTTGTTTGGACCAACCGCTCCTGGATCTATCCCTCCATGACCTGGATCCAAGACTAAAACAGGCAAAGTGATTTTATCTTTAAAAGAAAGGTCTAATATTATTCTACTTTCTTCAATTAATTCTTCTATATCCGCGGAGTTATTCAGTTTTACTTGTATCCATACTTCTGTTGGTGAGTAGTGATACGCCTTTATGTAATTAATCTTATTGTTGTATTCTTCATAGTAATAAGAATTGGGGATTTCGGCACCTTTAATCTTAATCAAATATCCAGATTTATTAACCAAAGGATATATTCCAACATCGTCAGGACTCGAAGAAAGCTCTATTATTATTCTAGCATCAGTTTTTTGTATGATCGTTTTTATTGAAGTTAATTGAGTTAGTGGCAGATTCAAGTACACAGCGGAATCGTTAGAAATTAATTCTAGATTGATCAACTTAACCATTAATTCTGCGGTTAAATAAATCTCTCCATCAATTATTTTCAGATCATTTGGATCGAAATGAAGGGATTCAGTGCTGTTGATAATGGCTAAACTATTCTGAGGAAAAATGAAAACGTTCCATTTACTATCTTTTACGTAAATCAACGTATCATTATATACATCTAAGGTTCTTCCACTTTTTTCAGAAATAACCTTTAAACTAACATATAGATTCTCCCCATCTTCGAAATAGTAAGCCGAATCTATTTCTCTCCATTGAAAATAAAGTGCTTTTGGAAACGTAATAACCGAGAGAAATAAAAAACCAAAAATTATTAACCGCCTAATTATCCCTTTATTCACCTTTTTATCCCCCTTGGTTGATCAGCCAAAATTTCTAACATTTTTTCTGCAATATCATAATTGGGAAGAACAAAATCCGCATAACCTTCTTGGACAACAATTTTAGGCATTCCATAAACAACAGAAGTTTCTTTTGACTCAGCTATAACTTTCCCGCCGTAATGTTTAACTTTAAACGCTCCTTTCGCTCCGTCTCTTCCCATTCCTGTCAGAATAACTACCAGTGCGCTTTCTTTAAAAATCTCAGCAGCTAGGTCAAAAGTGAAATCAGCTGAAGGCCGTACGTTATTAATTTTATCACTTTTGTCTAAAAACAATTTTATTTTATGATCTTCTTGTCTTAAACCTAAATGAAAATCTCCAGGAGCAATATATACAACATTCTTTTGTAAAAGTTCACCATCTTCGGCTTCTTTAACCTTTAAGTTTGAAATTTTATCCAACCTATAAGCTAAAGAAGCTGTAAAACCTGCCGGCATATGTTGAACAATAATTATAGGAACATTTAAATTTTCAGGTAGTTGCGGGATTATAACATCTAAAGAACGCGGGCCTCCCGTTGAACTCGCTATCAACACAACTTTTTCTCCCAATATATTTACTCTTGCACTTTTCCTTATCTTCTTGCTTCCAACAAAATGGATATTTTTCAATTTTTCGATAGAGACCTTCATACTTTCTCTTATCTTTCTCAACAATTCATCCTGAACGTCTCTTATAGTCCAAGAGGTACTTCCAGCCGGTTTTTGAATAAAATCAAAAGCTCCCTTTTCTAAACATTCTATAGTAATAGAGGCTTCATTTGAAGTTAAACTGCTTACCATAATAACCCTTGTTGGAGATTTTAACATTATCTCACTTAAAGCATCGAGCCCATTCTTTTTAGGCATTTCAACATCTAAAGTAATCACGTCTGGTTTTAAGGACACAGCTTTTTCTACGGCTTCGACTCCATCTTTAGCTAATCCAACCACTTTCATGTCAGGTTCCTTGTCTATAATATCTTTTAGAACCATTCGCATAAAAGCAGAATCATCCACTATTAAGATCTTTATCTGCTCCAAGTATCTTCCTCCTCATTATTTTTCTCTATTTTTATAAATAAAACCACATAAATTCAAGAAAAGCAAAAAAACTATTGCTAAAATTATACCATATTGAGGGCTTAGATTGAAAAAAGCGTCACCGAATATAATTATTCCAACCGCAACGGCAAAAATCGAAGTAATAAAAACCGCAGCTGCAGAAACATCTTTTATTATCTTTACCGAAGAACTATAAAAAGGATGGAGAAAATCCAACAGTTTCTCTGTTACAGTATTCACTGTTTCCATTATCAAAACTAACATAACTGTAAATATTAAAAGTATAAACTCTACTTCAGTTAAGTCGGCAAAAATAGCAACAATTAATACTAATAATCCTATTAAACTTTGTATTCTAAAGTTTCTTTGAGATTTATAAATTTCTATGAGCCCTTTTAATGCATAAGAAAAACTACTTTTTAGGCTCCTATTTTCATCGTTTCTATTCATAACCTTTCCCTAATTTTTTATACATTTTAGTTGACTCTAAAGGATATTTTTTCTTACATAAATCATACCCAATCTTGATAGCTTTTTCATCAATTTCTAGGTAATTTTTCGATACGTTCGATTTAACTTCTTCTATAAGCCTCTCCAAACTAACTATTTGAGTTACTGAACAAAGAACCCCTAACCCTATCATGTTAGCCACATTTTTGTTTGAAAATTCTTCTATAGCTATTTGTGAAGCTGAGACTTTAATTATTTTTTTGGTTATTCTTTCTACATACTGAGGTATATTTTCAACAAATTTTTCATCGTAGAATAAAATGCCATTTCTTTTGAGATTTCCAATATGATTTAAACCAACATTATGCATCAAATACAATATATCAAAATTTTTTGCTTCAGGATAATCTATAGGTTCTTGATCGAAGAGCACATCACAATAAGAAAGTCCGCCTCTCACTTGGGCACCGTAATGTTGAGATTGAACAACCCAAAATCCTTCTTTTACCAATGCTTTCGCAAATATTATTCCCATTAAGATGTTACCCTGACCTGCTTCTCCACTGAATCTCACTGAATTAGGTGTACCTATTGAACTACTCATTTCGGTGATACCTCCTGTGAAACCAATTTTTTTCTTAATTTTTCATACCTGTCAACGTAACCTTCTTTTTCAACATTCAGAAATTCACCTATTATAATCTTATCTTTCAAGTCGTTTTCATCCATATTTTTGGCCCTGCTCCACATAATAGAGTTATCTTTGAAATATTTCAACATTTGGGTGGATTCTGCCATTTTGTTGTATCTTCCATAGTAAGTGTGACAATTAGTGACTATTTCAACAACAGACATCCCTTTATGTTTTAAGGCGTTTTCTATATATTTAACGGATAACATGTAATGAAAAACGGTTGATCTAGCAACGTAAGTGGCACCAGAAGTGATTGCAAGATTAACTGCATCAAAATTGTTTTCTAAATTCCCATAAGGGGAAGTTGAAGCGTAAGTCCCAGGAGGTGTTTCAGGTGAATATTGCCCGCCTGTCATGCCATAAATAGAATTGTTGAAGATAATAACTGTTAGATCCATGTTTCTACGGCAAGCGTGAATAAAATGATTTCCTCCTATTGCAAGTATATCTCCATCTCCTCCCATTACTACCACATTAAACTCTGGCTTTGCTAGTTTAACTCCTGTTGCAAAGGCCACAGCCCTTCCATGGAGTGTGTGCATAGTGTTAAAATCTAGGTACCCCGTGACTCTTGAAGAACATCCTATACCCGATACAACTGCCACCTTGTTTTTATCCAAACTTAAATTATCCACTGCTTCCACAAAATTTTTCATTATTATTCCATTACCACATCCAGGACACCATACATGGGTCATTCTATCTTTTCTTAAATACTTAAAGTATCTCTCTGTAGGCATTTTATCCCACCTTTCCATTTTGATATTTATTTTGATCATTCGATAACTTTTGTTTGTATGTTACAAGTATCAAAAAACAGTTTTGTTAGACTATCCGGATAACCTTCTCTATAATGAACATTCTTTATTCCCGCATTTATTACCAACCTAGCACATACAGAACAAGGTTGGTGGGTGATATAAATTGATGCGTTATCAGTGCTAATACCGAATTTAGAAGCTTGCATCAAGGCATTTTGTTCTGCGTGAAGACCGTAACAAATTTCTTGGTTTTCTCCACTTTTTATACCTAAATCGTCCCTTATGCAACCTATATCCTCACAATGGGGAAAACCGGATGGTGGTTGATTGTACCCGGTTGCTAAGATCCTTTTTTCTTTTACTATTACGGCTCCAACTTTTCTATGCAAACAGGTAGATCTTTTACTTACCAAATCCGCTACTTCCATAAAATATTTGTCCCAATCTTTCCTTTCTTTGAATAAGTGGGGATTATCAAAATTTTTATTCTTCAAATAATTTTCAACTTCGTCCTTTTTATCCAAGAAAAAACCTCCCTTAAGTTGGAGAAACATCTAATAAATTCTCAAAAACAAACCTTGAAAAGTTTAAACCTTTTGTAGTTAATTTAATAGAATCTTCTATAGATATATATTCTTCCAAATTATTTTTTAACTGATTTAAGACATTGTCAACCACATTTTTAGAGAACCTTTGAATCAAAGAGTCATAAGTTATTCCTTTTGTTAGCCTTAAAGACATAAAAAGGGTTTCTAACAATTCAGTAAACTCATCATTCACATTTTTTGTGTCGTATGGAAGTTCATCATCTTTTAATTTTGTAATATACGCTTTAACATCTGAAGTATTCACATATCTCTCTTTGTTGATATGCCCTCCAGCAGAAATCCCAAATCCGACATAATCTAAGTTATACCAATAAAATTGATTGTGAATACATTCTTTTTGGTGTAACGACCAACTTGAAATTTCATATCTATTATATTGCAATTTTTTCAATTGATCATAGATATAATCAAGAAGGTCATATACTAAGTCATCTTCCGGAAGTTTCATTTCCTTGATTTCAAGAAAATGTTTTAAAGGAGTATCATGTGAAGAATCCAATAAATAATAAGAAATATGAGAGGGTTTCATCTTTTCTATAAATTCCAAATTACTATTAACCGTATCGAAATTTTCATATGGTAATCCGACGATAAAATCTATATTTATATTATCATAAAAAGACGTCAAAAGTTTATAAGATTCTAATTCTTTATTAAAATCATGGGATCTTCCAACAGTTTTTAATATCTTATCAGAAGTACTTTGGAACCCCATTGATACTCTGTTGATTCCTATTTCCTTGTAAAAATGTACTTTTTTCTCTTCAACACTTTCTGGATTTACTTCTATCGTGAATTCTTCTAAATCAGATAGGTCCATATGTTCTTGTAACGAACGAAAGGTTTGTAAAATAAATTCTTCCTCAACAAAAGATGGAGTTCCCCCTCCAAAATAAATAGTTCTAACCTTCCTACCTTTTAATTTTTCACCTTTCAAGGTGATTTCTTTACTTAAGGCATTAAAATATTCGGCTTTTAAGGATAAATTAGTTGTAGATACATAATCACAATAAAGACATCTCTTCACGCAAAAGGGTATATGTAAATATACAGCAATATCATTAGAATTCAAAAAATAAACTTCCTCCTTTTTCGTTGAACGAAAAAAGTAGAGGTAACTTAAGATTTTCATTGTAAAGATAAAATTCATAAAAAAAGTCTTGGCCAAAAGCTATTCTTGTGCCCATATGCAAATGTTGATCAAATATATTTATTGGAATGGAAAATCCTATATTTGGGTACCATTTTTGTTGTATCAGAGACATTCCTACCTCTATTGTATCTACATAGTAAAGATCCAAGTTAACGATAGGAATATTAAAATAGAAGCCATTTGAATAGCCTAAACTGATAGGTATTTCTAACGGCCTATATATCCTAGCCTTTACTTCAAATAGATTTATATTTTTATTGTTAAAAAGAAATAAATTCCCTATAGCATATGAAGGGACGTTGAATTTAGCTTGAGTAAAGTTATATATATCATGGTCAAAATTTTTTACCTCAACTCTTTGAAAATTTTTTAATGTCAAAACTCCTAAAAAATTATTTTCAAGTTTGTACTCATATCCTAGACCAAATTCACTATTATATACGGGTAGGTTCACAAAGGCCTTGAAAAAAGACTCTCCGCTTTTCAGTTTTATCGTTCTGTTGAAGATCTTATTTTCTATATACAAAGAGTGGTAATCGAAATATCCCAGTTCTAATCCAAAATCTTCAAAAGACGATGTGTACAGCGAAAAGGTTACACCTTTATTTTCTATCTGGGACTCAAAAGGAGTGTAACCTACATAAGACAAAACTATTGTTGAAATAAACATAAAAACCCAGATGAAATATAATTTTCTCAAGATTTATCACCTCGTGGTGATTTCTAATTATCTTCTAATAATTCTTTGAGTATCTCGTTTGTTTTTTGTGGGTTAGCTTTACCTTTTGTTTCTTTCATAACTTGGCCAACAAAAAATCCTAAAAGTTTCTTCTTACCATTTTTGTACTTTTCAACACTATCGGGATTTTCTTTTAAAATATTTTCAATTATTTTCTTCAATTCATCTTCATTTTCTATTTGTTCTAAACCTTTCTTTTCAACAATCTGTTTGGGACTATCACCTGTTTTATACATCTGGGGAAAGATATCCTTAGCAATTTTTGTTGAAATTGTGTTTGTATCTAAAAGCATTTTTAACTCAGCAAAATGCTCAGGTTTAATCTTTACATTTTCTATACTATCCTCATTTTCTTTCATCTCTCTTAATAACTCAGTTAAAATAAAATTACTAACAAATTTCGCATCCTTTGCTAACTTTACACATCTTTCATAGTAATCAGCTAACTCTTTGTCAGAAGAGAGAATCTGTGCGTCATATTCAGGTATATTGTACTGAGTAACAAACCTTTTAGTCTTATCTTCTGGCATTTCCGGAATGAGTTTTTTAACGGTTTCGATAAGTTCGTCATTCAAAATCAGTATAGGGAGATCAGGTTCAGGAAAATATCTGTAGTCCATCTCTTCTTCTTTTGTTCTCATTGAGAAAGTTTCTTTTTTGTTGGCATCCCAACCTCTCGTTTCTTGTATTAACTCTCCGCCTTTTTCTAAATTATCGATAATTCTATCTCTTTCATATTCTAACGCTTTTTCTACAAATTTGAATGAATTTATATTCTTTATCTCTACCCTTTTACTTATTTCATTGTTTTCTTGGTTAAGAATCGAAACATTTGCATCACATCGTAAGGCTCCTTTTTCCATATCACCTGTAGAAATATCAGCATATCTAAGCAAATTCCTCAATTTTTCCATAAATATCCTTGCCTGTTTTGGAGTCTCAATATCCGGTACTGTTACAATCTCTAAAAGGGGTATCCCCGCCCTATTAAAATCTATCAAACTTTCTTGAGCAGAGGAAATTTGATCACCTTCATGAAGCATCTTGGCGGTGTCTTCTTCCAAATGCATCCTTCTTATTCTTATCTTTTTGCCTTCAACGTTGATGTATCCACCACTTACTATTGGATGAAAATACTGTGTAATTTGATAACCTTTGGGTAAATCAGGGTAAAAATAATTTTTTCTATCGAACCTCGAAAACTTATTTATCTGTCCATTTAGTATTAATCCAGCTTTTATTGCAAGTTTAAGCGCTTCTTCGTTTAATACCGGTAATGTTCCAGGTTGCCCTGTACACACTGGACAAACATTAATATTTGGCTCAGCTTCAAAATGTTCTGTACTGCATGAACAAAAGGCTTTGGATCTTGTTAGTAATTGGACGTGTATTTCTAATCCTATAATAGTTTTATACATAATTCGTCAACTCCTTAGGAGCCTCCTGAAAGAAATTGTCTGCTATAGTTAAAAGTTCTTCATCTTTCATGTATCGTCCGATGAATTGTATACCAAAAGGTAACCCTTGGACATCACCAAAGGGAATGCTGATGGCAGGTGACCCTGTTAAGTTCGCAGGAATTGTAAAGATATCCATTAAGTAATATTCTAAAGGTTTTAGACTTTCTCCTATCTTTGGTGGAAGAACAGGAGATGTGGGGGTCATTATCAAATGATAATCATTCAAAATTTCTTTCATCTTGTCACTCAACAATTTTCTTACTTTTGAAGCCTTTGAGTAATATTGATCATAATAAAGAGAAGATAGATTAAAAGTTCCCATCATTATTCTCCTTTTTACCTCTATCCCCAATCCAACCTCTCTGGTAGATTTATACATTTTATTTAAACCTAAGGCATGGTTTCTCAATCCGTATTTAACTCCATCGTATCTTGAAAGATTGGAGGAGGCTTCAGCAGGAGCTACTATGTAATAAATAGCCACTGAATATTCCAATTCCGGTATATCTTTTACATCAACTTTTGCTCCTTTGCTTCTCAAAAAGTTAATAGCTATTTCAAATTGTTTCATTATACTATCATCTGCGTGTTCATGATAAACAACCTTTGGAATGCAAATTTTAACTTGGGATAAATCTATATCTACATCTTTTAAAAGATCTTTATTGTGGTCCAAAGTGGTCGAATCTTTGGGATCTTTCCCTTTCATAATTTCTGTAACGATTCTGACATCCTTCACATTATTGGCAAAAACACCTATTTGATCAAGTGAAGACGAAAAGGCGGTTAAACCGTATCGTGATATCATACCGTATGAAGGCTTAAATCCTACAACACCACAAAAAGAGGCAGGCTGTCTTACGGATCCTCCAGTATCAGATCCTAAAGAAAATGGAACGTATCCTGCTGCTACAGCAGCAGCAGAACCTCCACTACTACCTCCTGGCACTCGTGTTAAATTCCTAGGATTTTTTACAGGGCCAAAGGCAGAATGCTCGTTGGTATTACCCATGGCAAACTCGTCCATATTGGTTTTCCCTAATACAGTAAAACCGGCTTTTAAAAGTTTTTCAACCGCTGTTGCAGTATACGGAGAATCATAATTTTCAAGGATTTTAGAACTATTTGTTGTTTTTGTGCCTTTAACTAATATGTTATCTTTCACCAAAAAAGGTATGCCAAAGTAATTACCACCTTTGTTCCCTTCTACCTTTTCTATTCTCAAAACCGCATTTATTTCCTTATCTTTTTCTTGTATCCTTTTGATACTTTCTTCTATAAAGTTTTTACCAATCAAATCATCTATGGTCAAATATATCACCTCAAAAAAGAGTAGTAATTAGAAAATGTAGTATCTAAAATCGAATATCAAAAGTAAAATAAAACTTGCAATAATTAATCCGTAAGATAAGTAAGAAAGCGTTCTCCAAAGTTGGTAACTTCCCTTCGTGTACCTTATAGGTGTCAACCAGCCAAAGGTAAAACCTATCCCTAATCCTCCTAAATGGGCAAAATTGTTTATATTAGCACCTGGTAAAAATCCCCAGATCACGTTTATTAAGATAATTGGGAGTAAAGCGGTACCTGTTACAGGTCTCAACATAGTTGGCGTATCATGCCGGAACCCTGCACCAAAAAGTAAGCCTATCAATCCAAATATCGCTCCTGATGCTCCTACAGAGATCGCACCCGGTAAAAATAAGTGGGTTAAAAGATTACCAAAAAGGCCTGATAAAATGTATATTGAAATAAATCTTTCTTTTCCATAAGCCCTTTCAACTAAGTTACCCACATAAAATAGGGCGAACATATTGAAAAATATGTGAAATAGTCCACCATGAACAAACATAGAAGTAATCAACCGGAACCATTCCCCAGCAGTGATTAAATTACCAAGTTGGGCTCCAAAGAGTATGTATATACGCGGATTAGAAAAAGCGCTTATACCACCAAATAAAAACATCATGATAAATATCAATACATTCAATATTATTAAGTAACTCGTAATATTTCTTTGCATCTCTTTCTCCTTTCTTTATCTATATGTATGGTATGCCTAGTTTTCACGGAGTTTGATTCTTTTATCGTTCAATCTTTCTAAAATGGATCTTTCCACTTCATTGACTTCTTCTTCTGTTAAAGTTTTATTTTCTGATCTATAAACTATTGAAACGGTTATACTTATTTTATCTTCTTCTATGTTTTTCCCTCTGTAAACGTCAAAGATCTTAAAATCTTCCACAATGTCTGCAGCACTTACTATTATTTCTTGAATCTCTTTAAATTCGATGTTTATGGGAACAATCATAGAATATTCCCTTTTGATAGCAGGAAAATCTACTTTTTTGAATTCTCTTTTAATTTCTTTTTTATCTATAAAAACCTTATCTAGATTGATCTCACAGACATATATTGGGTCTTTTATTTCGTAATAATTCTCTGCTATTGCCGGATCAAGTAGACCTAAAAAGCCTACTTCTTCGTTGTTGAAAAATAAATGAGCACTTTGTGCTTTCAGAAAACCAGGTTGATCATTTCTTACGTATTCTATTTTTACGTTGAATTCATTCAATAAGTTTTCTAAAGCACCTTTTACAGAATAAAATGTAACCTCTCTCTTATCTGTGAAATCATCATTATTTTCTCTTCCCGTTGCAACAAAGGCAAGGTTAGTAAATTCCTTTGCACCTGTCTCACTATCTTTATCTGCATGGAAAACTTTATCAATTTCGAACATTTTTATATCTTTTGTTTGGTTTCTATAATTAAAAGAAGCAGAATCTAATAAACCATATATCAATTTGGATGACATGTATTCTAATTCTGAAGAGATTGGATTAATCAATCTTAAATCCAATTCATTTTCCATCCACATTTTATTCCCATTGTTCAGCGGAAAGGTCTTTGCCTCATGATAACCGTTAGCCAACATAATCTCTGTTGTTTTTTCTTTAAAAGAAACAAAATCTCCCTTACTTCCTATCATTCCACTTAGATTTGGGAAAGCAGACTGTAT is a window of Petrotoga olearia DSM 13574 DNA encoding:
- a CDS encoding O-antigen ligase family protein; protein product: MQENAKIPNDILNLLVLFALIPFLMIPNLVYEYSTQKHLVFSLFMVVILIYYLFKYFSKPISIKFTYPHIFLSFFSISAFLSLISVYLENKYYLPTSVGVAFYIVLVMFFSYVITTRFGKDFKFIEYGLFVFMVTGTVIAIDGLLNKFLGFDLFFGKYGDPSQRIVLRTTIGNPNFVSDYLAQLLPVSIYFTLRKNTNTYIRIYALANVFIMYWVVLLAQTRSIYLATFIGLGFAIISYLISNKKETLKNYVKSKEFKIWIILVLSVLAFLFLMFNFETPFNRGGEVIAADRFAAMTSVSSWDERSLSWFSAVKQFADENHKNHFIIGSGISTYPVYAVHYLAEVQAENPERFLYAWNNFKRAHNDYLQVLGETGILGFSSILLMLVSLMVIYFKVLKYEKEDDNKSLLFPLFGWSATVMAIHAFTEFAFHMHPNLILSVFILSSAVSEQFNPYVKIFNIKKSQIVIIPLVVVGIVASYYKINEVTSEAFFVKGNSEYNSMVSLINATESQIPNIINQLEAQKSSLQKQLLNYTPGSANFQRVTKSINQIESQIENYENMKISYESEAEQSYENAFEYFQRSLKWNPNFGKSAFYLSQLLTSSIRQNSLTYEDLPKIFAKEINGYDFMIEEFDGALDLMPFPDNILRDTVEPIYSSDANNNAKQIILKIQTLYDGINQLEYSYLSFNEKNAYRLIGRIYYNIVILYEQLKNYIPLDKIEVVEKLQNDAYNNFHHWEQQAIYILPGGWNRFPEWEDVYYEYLLLTARLINIYPQDELIDKIIFITKKEGEADYYMAQKSRGIPDNSLKLLSELYSTLSDGNLKNQLAENIVNNYEAVYNYYKSLKEEGASNYSRYQDRIESFFSDYEFFTRRVVK
- a CDS encoding N-acetylmuramoyl-L-alanine amidase family protein → MNKGIIRRLIIFGFLFLSVITFPKALYFQWREIDSAYYFEDGENLYVSLKVISEKSGRTLDVYNDTLIYVKDSKWNVFIFPQNSLAIINSTESLHFDPNDLKIIDGEIYLTAELMVKLINLELISNDSAVYLNLPLTQLTSIKTIIQKTDARIIIELSSSPDDVGIYPLVNKSGYLIKIKGAEIPNSYYYEEYNNKINYIKAYHYSPTEVWIQVKLNNSADIEELIEESRIILDLSFKDKITLPVLVLDPGHGGIDPGAVGPNKTFEKDITLKVAKKAQELLKPYSVNVYLTRTSDVYVDLHDRAVFSNEKGADLFISLHLNDYPQDTTVYGSEVYYFDFSESAYARRIAYRENLDFNTDKTLIETWVTDKENSLDESEKFANILGNYLNVNGVKLRGVYTAEFAVLAYTRSPAVLFEMEFISNPKVVDEFTSGKYVDVFAEIIKNAVIDFFGLK
- a CDS encoding protein-glutamate methylesterase/protein-glutamine glutaminase; protein product: MRMVLKDIIDKEPDMKVVGLAKDGVEAVEKAVSLKPDVITLDVEMPKKNGLDALSEIMLKSPTRVIMVSSLTSNEASITIECLEKGAFDFIQKPAGSTSWTIRDVQDELLRKIRESMKVSIEKLKNIHFVGSKKIRKSARVNILGEKVVLIASSTGGPRSLDVIIPQLPENLNVPIIIVQHMPAGFTASLAYRLDKISNLKVKEAEDGELLQKNVVYIAPGDFHLGLRQEDHKIKLFLDKSDKINNVRPSADFTFDLAAEIFKESALVVILTGMGRDGAKGAFKVKHYGGKVIAESKETSVVYGMPKIVVQEGYADFVLPNYDIAEKMLEILADQPRGIKR
- a CDS encoding diacylglycerol kinase, producing MNRNDENRSLKSSFSYALKGLIEIYKSQRNFRIQSLIGLLVLIVAIFADLTEVEFILLIFTVMLVLIMETVNTVTEKLLDFLHPFYSSSVKIIKDVSAAAVFITSIFAVAVGIIIFGDAFFNLSPQYGIILAIVFLLFLNLCGFIYKNREK
- a CDS encoding 2-oxoacid:acceptor oxidoreductase family protein, with the protein product MSSSIGTPNSVRFSGEAGQGNILMGIIFAKALVKEGFWVVQSQHYGAQVRGGLSYCDVLFDQEPIDYPEAKNFDILYLMHNVGLNHIGNLKRNGILFYDEKFVENIPQYVERITKKIIKVSASQIAIEEFSNKNVANMIGLGVLCSVTQIVSLERLIEEVKSNVSKNYLEIDEKAIKIGYDLCKKKYPLESTKMYKKLGKGYE
- a CDS encoding 2-oxoacid:ferredoxin oxidoreductase subunit beta, with amino-acid sequence MPTERYFKYLRKDRMTHVWCPGCGNGIIMKNFVEAVDNLSLDKNKVAVVSGIGCSSRVTGYLDFNTMHTLHGRAVAFATGVKLAKPEFNVVVMGGDGDILAIGGNHFIHACRRNMDLTVIIFNNSIYGMTGGQYSPETPPGTYASTSPYGNLENNFDAVNLAITSGATYVARSTVFHYMLSVKYIENALKHKGMSVVEIVTNCHTYYGRYNKMAESTQMLKYFKDNSIMWSRAKNMDENDLKDKIIIGEFLNVEKEGYVDRYEKLRKKLVSQEVSPK